In Kordiimonas sp. SCSIO 12610, the following are encoded in one genomic region:
- a CDS encoding enoyl-CoA hydratase/isomerase family protein encodes MSDNDQSLWDTSAPIHIAKTGAIGWIYINRPEKYNALKISMWQQIPACVAALDNDHDVRAIIITGLGGKAFSTGADIGDIGAGVGNPDIQEVNRLAIRNGQRALARARKPVIAMIDGLCIGGGCGLAIHCDVRFASERSRFAITPAKLGIVYPLNDTKELVDLVGPARAKMLLFSADQIDAQKAQEIGLIDELIPEEGLRASVLAFAGRISELSAFSIQHMKANIQAILDGQIDDDERTSNLFNDAHDADDGLEGFRAYSEKRKPDFKWNG; translated from the coding sequence ATGTCAGATAACGATCAATCCTTGTGGGATACTAGCGCACCAATCCATATTGCGAAAACAGGCGCGATTGGATGGATATATATTAACCGGCCTGAAAAATATAACGCGCTTAAAATCAGTATGTGGCAACAAATCCCTGCCTGTGTCGCAGCGCTTGATAATGACCATGATGTACGCGCGATCATCATAACAGGTTTGGGCGGTAAGGCGTTTTCGACCGGGGCTGATATCGGTGATATTGGTGCGGGCGTTGGTAACCCAGATATTCAGGAAGTTAACCGCCTCGCCATCCGGAACGGGCAGCGCGCGCTCGCGCGTGCGCGAAAACCCGTGATTGCTATGATTGATGGCCTGTGTATCGGTGGTGGATGCGGCCTCGCAATCCACTGTGATGTGCGGTTTGCGAGCGAACGATCCCGCTTCGCTATAACGCCAGCAAAACTTGGGATCGTTTATCCCTTAAATGACACGAAAGAACTCGTTGACCTCGTGGGGCCCGCCCGCGCGAAGATGCTTCTGTTTTCTGCCGATCAGATCGATGCCCAAAAAGCCCAGGAAATTGGGTTGATTGACGAATTGATCCCAGAAGAAGGCCTAAGGGCCAGTGTTCTTGCCTTTGCAGGGCGTATCTCTGAGCTATCGGCGTTTTCCATCCAACATATGAAAGCAAATATTCAGGCAATTCTGGATGGTCAGATTGATGATGACGAGCGAACATCCAATCTGTTCAATGACGCACATGACGCTGATGACGGGCTGGAGGGCTTCCGCGCATACTCGGAAAAACGAAAACCCGACTTTAAATGGAACGGGTAG